From Maylandia zebra isolate NMK-2024a linkage group LG11, Mzebra_GT3a, whole genome shotgun sequence, one genomic window encodes:
- the LOC101466948 gene encoding C-C chemokine receptor type 1-like produces the protein MAAEYNDTEDNYGNYSDFDYGDYAPATDVQEFSQAFLATLYSLVFILGFIGNGLVVCVLVKHRNQSNLTDICLFNLALSDLLFIFMLPFYSHNTRVGQWTFGDFMCRLISGSHHIGFFSSIFFMVVMTLDRYMIIMYAHRVARYRTKKAAIILTVLVWMLSLFVSLPDFIFIQETEEYQEFGCDYPKESKVWERYNLFTTNVLGLVIPVLVMVGCYSRIIPRLINMRTAKKHRIVKLIICIVVVFFLLWAPYNISLFLEFLQEREIIPDDETWYKNVKLSITVTEALAYTHCCLNPIIYAFVGEKFMRRALQLLKKLMPGYSRDLTDSSFRRSSVMSRGSEITSSFKL, from the exons ATGGCAG cagaATATAATGACACAGAAGACAATTACGGCAATTACAGTGATTTTGATTATGGAGACTATGCTCCAGCCACCGATGTACAGGAATTCAGCCAAGCGTTTCTTGCCACTCTCTACAGTTTGGTTTTCATCCTGGGCTTCATAG GTAACGGACTAGTGGTGTGTGTCCTGGTGAAGCATCGCAATCAGAGCAACCTGACAGACATCTGCCTCTTCAACCTGGCTCTCTCTgacctcctcttcatcttcatGCTGCCTTTCTACTCTCACAATACCAGGGTCGGCCAGTGGACTTTTGGAGACTTCATGTGCCGTttgatctctggctctcaccaCATTGGCTTCTTCAGCAGCATCTTCTTCATGGTTGTCATGACGCTGGACCGCTACATGATCATCATGTACGCTCACAGGGTTGCACGTTATCGCACAAAGAAGGCAGCCATCATTCTGACCGTGCTCGTTTGGATGCTGAGCTTGTTTGTGTCTCTGCCGGATTTTATCTTCATACAGGAAACAGAGGAGTACCAGGAGTTTGGATGTGACTATCCTAAGGAGAGCAAAGTCTGGGAGCGTTACAACCTGTTCACCACAAATGTGCTGGGTCTTGTGATTCCCGTGCTGGTGATGGTAGGTTGCTACTCCAGGATCATCCCCAGGCTGATAAACATGAGGACTGCAAAGAAGCACCGCATCGTCAAGCTGATCATCTGTATAGTGGTTGTATTTTTCTTGTTGTGGGCTCCATATAACATTTCCCTTTTCCTGGAGTTCCTTCAGGAAAGAGAAATAATCCCTGATGATGAAACCTGGTACAAAAATGTAAAGCTGTCTATAACAGTGACCGAGGCCTTAGCTTACACTCACTGCTGTCTGAATCCCATCATTTATGCTTTTGTGGGAGAGAAGTTTATGAGACGAGCCTTGCAGCTGCTGAAAAAGTTGATGCCTGGTTACAGCAGAGATCTGACAGACAGCTCATTCAGGAGGAGCTCAGTTATGTCCAGGGGCTCTGAAATCACCTCCTCCTTTAAACTGTAG
- the LOC112435561 gene encoding C-C chemokine receptor type 1-like — MLFKIHQQPTGPGSSSISRPRTLQQIPGPPPGHEFNDREDNYGNYSDFDYGDYAPANSTDVKEFSQVFLAILYSSVFILGFIGNGLVVCVLVKHRNQSNLTDICLFNLALSDLLFVFMLPFFSHNTRVGQWTFGDFMCRLISGSHHIGFFSSIFFMVVMTLDRYMIIMHAHRVARYRTKKAAIILTVLVWMLSLFVSLPDFIFIQETKESQKFECDYPKESKVWEHYNLFTTNVLGLVIPVLVMVGCYSRIIPRLVNMRTAKKHRIVKLIICIVVVFFFLWAPYNISLFLEFLQEREIILNDETWYNNVKLSITVTEALAYTHCCLNPIIYAFVGEKFMRRALQLLKKLMPGYSRDLTDSSFRRSSVMSRGSEITSSFKL, encoded by the exons aATTTAATGACAGAGAAGACAATTATGGCAATTACAGTGATTTTGATTATGGAGACTATGCTCCAGCCAACTCCACCGATGTAAAGGAATTCAGCCAAGTGTTTCTTGCTATTCTCTACAGTTCGGTTTTCATCCTGGGCTTCATAG GTAACGGACTAGTGGTGTGTGTCCTGGTGAAGCATCGCAATCAGAGCAACCTGACAGACATCTGCCTCTTCAACCTGGCTCTCTCTGACCTCCTCTTCGTCTTCATGCTGCCTTTCTTCTCTCACAATACCAGGGTCGGCCAGTGGACCTTTGGAGACTTCATGTGCCGTttgatctctggctctcaccaCATTGGCTTCTTCAGCAGCATCTTCTTCATGGTTGTCATGACGCTGGACCGCTACATGATCATCATGCACGCTCACAGGGTTGCACGTTATCGCACAAAGAAGGCAGCCATCATTCTGACTGTGCTCGTTTGGATGCTGAGCTTGTTTGTGTCTCTGCCGGATTTTATCTTCATACAGGAAACAAAAGAGTCCCAGAAGTTTGAATGTGACTATCCTAAGGAGAGCAAAGTCTGGGAGCATTACAACCTGTTCACCACAAATGTGCTGGGTCTTGTGATTCCCGTGCTGGTGATGGTAGGTTGCTACTCCAGGATCATCCCCAGGCTGGTAAACATGAGGACCGCAAAGAAGCACCGCATCGTCAAGCTGATCATCTGTATAGTGGttgtattcttcttcctctggGCTCCATATAACATTTCCCTTTTCCTGGAGTTTCTTCAGGAAAGAGAAATAATCCTCAATGATGAAACCTGGTACAACAATGTAAAGCTGTCAATAACAGTGACCGAGGCCTTAGCTTACACTCACTGCTGTCTGAATCCCATCATTTATGCTTTTGTGGGAGAGAAGTTTATGAGACGAGCCTTGCAGCTGCTGAAAAAGTTGATGCCTGGTTACAGCAGAGATCTGACAGACAGCTCATTCAGGAGGAGCTCAGTTATGTCCAGGGGCTCTGAAATCACCTCCTCTTTTAAACTGTAG